One Roseburia rectibacter DNA window includes the following coding sequences:
- a CDS encoding flavodoxin family protein, translated as MINGSPRTNGNTSIALGEMKKVFEEEGINAEIVQVGNKAVRGCIACNRCAELGKCVFDDVVNELAPKFEEADGLVIASPVYYASANATLIAVLDRLFYSTSFDKTMKVGASVVCARRGGCSATFDELNKYFTITNMPIASSQYWNSIHGRGQGEAEADEEGKQTMRVLARNMTFLMKSIVLGKEQFGLPKTEEHVWTHFIR; from the coding sequence ATGATTAACGGAAGTCCGAGAACAAATGGAAATACATCGATAGCACTTGGTGAAATGAAAAAGGTTTTTGAGGAAGAGGGCATAAATGCGGAAATCGTGCAGGTTGGCAACAAAGCTGTAAGAGGCTGTATTGCCTGCAATCGCTGTGCGGAGCTTGGAAAATGTGTTTTTGATGATGTGGTAAATGAGCTGGCACCTAAATTTGAAGAGGCGGATGGTCTTGTAATCGCAAGTCCTGTTTATTATGCATCAGCAAATGCAACTTTAATTGCAGTTTTAGACAGACTTTTTTACAGTACATCTTTTGATAAAACCATGAAGGTGGGAGCAAGTGTCGTATGTGCCAGACGTGGTGGATGTTCCGCTACGTTTGATGAATTAAATAAATATTTTACGATAACAAATATGCCGATCGCATCAAGTCAGTACTGGAATTCCATCCATGGAAGAGGTCAGGGAGAAGCAGAAGCAGATGAAGAGGGGAAACAGACGATGCGTGTGCTTGCAAGAAATATGACATTTCTTATGAAGAGCATTGTACTTGGAAAAGAACAGTTTGGACTTCCAAAAACGGAAGAACATGTGTGGACTCATTTTATCCGGTAG
- a CDS encoding NAD(P)-dependent malic enzyme: MENKALEMHRQWNGKLETVAKSKVKSREDLAIAYTPGVAEPCKVIAKDPEAAYTYTMKANTVAVVSDGSAVLGLGNIGAYAAMPVMEGKCVLFKEFGNVNAVPICLDTQDTEEIIATVKNIAPAFGGINLEDISAPRCFEIEERLKEMLDIPVFHDDQHGTAIVVLAGIINALKVTGKKKEDCRVVVNGAGSAGVAITKLLLTYGFKNVIMCDREGIIGKDYPNLNWMQQKMTEVTNLANEHGTLADALKGADIFVGVSAPNIVTPEMVSSMNHDSILFAMANPVPEIMPDVAKAAGARVVGTGRSDFPNQVNNVVAFPGIFKGALEGRATQITEEMKLAAAEAIAGLVSEDQLCDEFIMPEAFDPRVAEVVSEAVKSHIK, from the coding sequence ATGGAGAATAAAGCATTAGAGATGCACAGACAGTGGAACGGTAAATTAGAGACCGTTGCCAAATCAAAAGTAAAAAGCCGCGAAGATCTTGCGATTGCTTATACACCAGGTGTTGCAGAACCTTGTAAAGTCATTGCCAAAGACCCTGAGGCAGCCTATACATACACAATGAAAGCAAACACCGTTGCTGTTGTTTCCGACGGAAGCGCAGTACTAGGGCTTGGAAATATCGGTGCATACGCAGCAATGCCTGTTATGGAGGGTAAATGTGTATTATTCAAGGAGTTCGGCAATGTCAACGCCGTTCCGATCTGCTTAGACACACAGGATACCGAAGAGATCATCGCTACCGTGAAAAACATTGCACCGGCATTCGGCGGTATCAACTTAGAGGATATCTCCGCACCACGCTGCTTTGAGATTGAGGAACGTTTAAAAGAAATGCTCGACATTCCGGTATTTCATGACGACCAGCACGGTACTGCCATCGTAGTACTTGCAGGTATCATCAATGCATTAAAGGTGACCGGCAAGAAAAAAGAGGACTGCCGCGTCGTTGTAAACGGTGCTGGATCTGCTGGCGTTGCCATCACAAAATTACTTTTAACATACGGTTTTAAAAATGTGATCATGTGTGACCGTGAGGGCATCATCGGAAAAGATTATCCGAATTTAAACTGGATGCAGCAGAAAATGACCGAAGTAACAAACCTTGCAAATGAGCATGGAACACTTGCCGATGCATTAAAAGGTGCTGATATTTTTGTTGGTGTTTCCGCACCAAACATTGTAACACCGGAGATGGTATCTTCCATGAATCACGATTCCATCCTGTTTGCAATGGCAAACCCGGTACCGGAGATCATGCCGGACGTTGCAAAAGCAGCCGGTGCACGCGTGGTCGGAACCGGAAGAAGTGACTTCCCGAATCAGGTCAACAACGTTGTCGCATTCCCTGGTATCTTCAAAGGCGCCTTAGAGGGACGTGCCACACAGATCACGGAAGAAATGAAACTTGCCGCCGCAGAAGCGATCGCAGGTCTTGTTTCCGAGGATCAGTTATGTGACGAATTTATCATGCCGGAGGCTTTTGACCCGCGTGTCGCAGAAGTTGTAAGCGAAGCTGTCAAATCCCATATCAAATGA
- a CDS encoding TIGR01212 family radical SAM protein (This family includes YhcC from E. coli K-12, an uncharacterized radical SAM protein.) gives MMIWGDKRYHSLDYELKQTFGEKVYRLSLNGGMTCPNRDGTLGNHGCIFCSAGGSGDFAAAPDLSVHAQILSAKKRIQAKTGCKKFIAYFQAYTNTYAPVEYLRQIFTEAIEEPDVAALSIATRCDCLAPDILDLLDKLNHRKPVWIELGLQTIHDTTLQAIRSGFTLSQFEQAVNALHERNIPVITHLILGLPGETKEDMLCSVRYVGSLPITGIKLQLLHILKGTDLGTAYMADPFPLFTLEEYCDLIADCIALLPPEIVIHRLTGDGPRSLLIAPLWSTDKKRVLNTIQKCLRERDLWQGKNI, from the coding sequence ATGATGATCTGGGGCGACAAACGGTATCATTCTTTAGATTATGAATTAAAACAGACTTTCGGGGAAAAGGTCTACCGCCTTTCCTTAAACGGCGGTATGACCTGTCCAAACCGCGACGGTACTCTGGGGAATCACGGCTGCATTTTCTGCAGCGCTGGCGGTTCCGGGGATTTTGCTGCCGCGCCTGACTTGTCTGTTCATGCGCAGATTCTTTCCGCCAAAAAACGGATTCAGGCAAAAACAGGCTGTAAAAAGTTCATCGCTTATTTTCAGGCATATACCAATACCTATGCACCTGTAGAATACTTAAGACAGATTTTTACGGAAGCCATTGAAGAGCCGGATGTCGCAGCATTATCCATTGCAACCCGCTGTGACTGTCTGGCTCCGGATATCTTAGATCTGCTTGATAAGTTAAACCACAGGAAACCGGTCTGGATAGAACTTGGGCTTCAGACCATCCACGATACAACACTGCAGGCAATCCGAAGCGGTTTTACCCTCTCTCAGTTTGAGCAGGCAGTAAATGCCCTGCATGAAAGAAACATTCCGGTCATTACCCATCTGATCTTAGGTCTTCCGGGTGAGACAAAAGAGGATATGCTCTGTTCCGTCCGTTATGTTGGCAGTCTTCCGATCACCGGAATAAAACTCCAGCTTCTTCATATATTGAAAGGAACCGATCTTGGGACTGCCTATATGGCAGATCCGTTTCCACTTTTTACACTGGAAGAATACTGTGACCTGATTGCAGACTGCATTGCACTGCTGCCGCCGGAAATTGTGATCCACCGGCTCACAGGAGATGGTCCGCGCAGTCTTTTGATCGCACCTTTATGGAGTACAGATAAAAAGAGAGTTTTAAACACGATACAGAAATGTCTGCGTGAGCGTGATCTCTGGCAGGGGAAAAATATCTGA
- a CDS encoding DUF4364 family protein gives MAEPFTIYKLTILNMLDKVDFPLTNTQISNFFLEQDYTDYFRVQQVLSDLEDASLIHAESTHSNTQYTITAAGKETLGFFKDKITPAIERDTTAFLEKNKLELRSVNSILADYYKTPNQDYAARCQFRVHDTNLIDLTLTVKTREQAQAICDNWKKQNEDVYAYLMDLLLK, from the coding sequence ATGGCAGAACCATTCACGATCTATAAACTGACAATTTTAAATATGCTGGATAAAGTGGATTTTCCATTGACAAACACACAGATATCTAATTTCTTTTTAGAGCAGGATTATACGGATTATTTTCGTGTCCAACAGGTATTAAGTGACCTTGAGGATGCCAGCCTGATACATGCAGAATCCACTCACAGCAATACGCAGTATACCATTACTGCTGCCGGAAAAGAAACGCTTGGTTTTTTCAAAGATAAGATCACGCCTGCAATCGAACGCGACACCACTGCATTCTTAGAAAAAAATAAATTAGAGCTGCGCAGCGTCAACTCCATACTTGCGGACTATTACAAAACACCAAATCAGGATTATGCTGCACGCTGCCAGTTTCGTGTACACGATACCAATCTGATCGACCTGACTCTCACCGTAAAAACAAGGGAACAGGCGCAGGCGATCTGTGATAACTGGAAAAAACAAAATGAAGACGTCTATGCATATCTCATGGATCTTCTTTTAAAATAA
- a CDS encoding flavin reductase family protein has product MAKQYFKPGNMLYPLPAVMVSCQYPAGKEDVLCTNPDLAGKPNIITVAWAGTICTNPPMLSISVRPERYSYHMIETSGEFVVNLTTEQLVRATDFCGVRSGKDIDKFKEMHLTPLPSKEISAPGIAESPVNIECKVREIKPLGSHTMFLADVVNVTVDDAFFDEKNTFHLNDTGLVTYSHGAYFLLGKKLGTFGYSVAKKKAKKRK; this is encoded by the coding sequence ATGGCAAAACAATATTTTAAACCCGGCAACATGCTCTATCCGCTGCCTGCCGTTATGGTAAGCTGCCAGTATCCTGCCGGAAAAGAAGATGTACTCTGTACCAATCCAGATCTTGCCGGAAAACCAAATATCATCACCGTAGCATGGGCAGGAACCATATGTACCAATCCACCGATGTTGTCGATCTCTGTACGCCCGGAGCGCTACTCTTACCATATGATCGAAACTTCCGGCGAGTTTGTTGTAAATCTGACAACGGAGCAGTTAGTCCGCGCAACTGATTTTTGCGGTGTCCGCTCCGGAAAAGACATTGATAAATTCAAAGAAATGCATTTGACACCGCTCCCTTCGAAGGAGATTTCTGCACCGGGCATCGCAGAAAGTCCTGTCAATATCGAATGTAAGGTTCGGGAGATAAAACCGCTCGGAAGCCACACCATGTTTCTTGCTGATGTGGTGAATGTCACCGTAGATGATGCATTTTTTGATGAGAAAAATACATTTCACCTCAATGACACCGGACTTGTTACCTACTCCCATGGTGCCTACTTTTTACTCGGCAAAAAACTTGGCACTTTTGGATACAGTGTCGCAAAAAAGAAAGCAAAGAAACGGAAATAA
- a CDS encoding M3 family oligoendopeptidase has translation MEDFKFSTLEYKRPDFEKVGAFAEEITQKIKNAASYEELKGYMEQMEEMSKNFSTDCTIASIRHTLDTTDEFYEKEDAYINDMVPTVMPKLLAMNDALMESKFRGDIEKEYGKQYFAQMDLQKKTFCEENIPLMQQESRLCKEYEKMMATAAIPFDGKTLNLYGVQKYFEHEDREVRKAAVKAYSDFYHGNEKRLEEIWDELIKIRTQMGKNLGYENFIPVGYMQQGRTDYGMEEVAAFREQVRTVLVPFCEKLYEAQKKRLGVDTLMFYDEKRVFPDGNAVPAGDDDFMVDQARKMYHELSPETGEFIDFMIDHELMDLKNKPGKASTGYMTSLDRYKAPFVFSCFNQTIFDMQVLSHELGHAFAGYMAMRSQPIAAYYSESTDIAEIHSMAMEQFAYPYAEKFFGEQADKYRFAHLQDALTFVPFGVAVDEFQHICYSNPDMTPKERTLAWKKLEETYMPWRKYEADDFFDRGGYWYHKLHIYLYPFYYINYTLTTMGAMEFKTKDRKDHEDAWKDYLNLCKCGGSMSYLETLRYAHLMNPFEQGTVEKAIELAKNDLLNSRYM, from the coding sequence ATGGAAGATTTTAAATTCAGCACACTGGAATATAAAAGACCAGATTTTGAAAAAGTAGGTGCATTTGCAGAGGAGATCACACAAAAAATCAAAAATGCAGCATCCTATGAAGAATTAAAAGGATATATGGAGCAGATGGAGGAGATGTCGAAAAATTTTTCGACGGACTGCACGATCGCATCTATCCGCCATACCTTAGATACGACAGACGAATTTTATGAAAAAGAAGATGCGTATATCAATGATATGGTGCCGACAGTTATGCCAAAACTTCTGGCGATGAATGATGCACTGATGGAATCAAAGTTCCGCGGGGATATTGAAAAGGAGTACGGAAAGCAGTATTTTGCACAGATGGATCTGCAGAAAAAGACATTCTGTGAGGAAAACATCCCACTGATGCAGCAGGAGTCAAGACTGTGCAAGGAATATGAAAAAATGATGGCAACCGCAGCAATCCCGTTTGACGGAAAAACGTTAAACCTGTACGGGGTACAGAAGTATTTTGAACATGAGGATCGTGAAGTACGAAAGGCTGCTGTGAAGGCATACTCCGATTTTTATCATGGCAATGAAAAACGTCTCGAAGAAATCTGGGATGAACTGATTAAAATCCGCACACAGATGGGAAAAAATCTTGGCTATGAGAATTTCATCCCGGTTGGCTATATGCAGCAGGGACGTACTGATTACGGCATGGAGGAAGTGGCTGCTTTCCGCGAGCAGGTGCGTACCGTGTTAGTTCCTTTCTGTGAAAAATTATATGAGGCACAGAAGAAACGTCTTGGTGTGGATACATTAATGTTTTACGATGAAAAACGTGTATTCCCGGATGGCAATGCAGTTCCGGCAGGGGATGATGATTTCATGGTGGATCAGGCGAGAAAAATGTATCATGAATTAAGCCCTGAGACAGGAGAATTCATTGACTTTATGATCGACCATGAGCTGATGGACTTAAAAAACAAACCGGGCAAGGCATCCACCGGATATATGACATCCCTTGACCGCTACAAAGCACCGTTTGTATTTTCCTGTTTCAATCAGACGATCTTTGATATGCAGGTACTGTCACACGAGTTAGGTCATGCGTTTGCAGGATATATGGCAATGCGCAGCCAGCCGATCGCTGCATATTACAGTGAGTCAACGGATATTGCAGAAATTCATTCCATGGCAATGGAACAATTTGCTTATCCATATGCAGAAAAATTCTTCGGAGAGCAGGCAGATAAATATCGTTTTGCACACTTGCAGGATGCCCTGACATTTGTACCGTTTGGCGTAGCCGTAGATGAATTCCAGCATATCTGTTACAGCAACCCGGATATGACACCGAAGGAGCGCACGCTTGCATGGAAGAAGTTGGAAGAAACTTATATGCCTTGGAGAAAATATGAGGCAGATGATTTCTTTGACCGTGGCGGTTACTGGTATCATAAACTGCATATTTATCTCTATCCATTCTATTATATCAACTATACTTTGACGACAATGGGAGCGATGGAGTTTAAAACCAAGGACAGAAAAGATCATGAGGATGCATGGAAAGATTATTTAAATCTCTGTAAATGTGGTGGCAGCATGAGCTATTTAGAGACACTGCGCTACGCACATCTGATGAATCCATTTGAGCAGGGAACGGTGGAAAAAGCCATTGAGCTTGCAAAAAATGATCTGTTAAACAGCAGATATATGTAA